In Geobacillus kaustophilus, a genomic segment contains:
- a CDS encoding globin, with amino-acid sequence MGEQWQTLYEAIGGEETIVKLVEAFYRRVAAHPDLNPIFPDDLTETARKQKQFLTQYLGGPPLYTAEHGHPMLRARHLRFEITPKRAEAWLACMRAAMDEIGLSGPAREQFYHRLVLTAHHMVNTPDHLDRKEHTLE; translated from the coding sequence ATGGGAGAACAATGGCAAACTCTTTATGAGGCGATCGGCGGAGAGGAAACGATTGTGAAGCTTGTCGAAGCATTTTACCGGCGCGTGGCTGCACATCCCGACTTAAATCCCATTTTTCCTGATGATTTGACGGAAACCGCTCGCAAGCAAAAGCAATTTTTAACGCAATATTTAGGCGGGCCGCCGCTTTACACGGCGGAGCATGGGCACCCAATGCTAAGGGCGCGCCATCTCCGCTTTGAAATCACGCCGAAGCGGGCGGAAGCGTGGCTTGCCTGCATGCGGGCGGCCATGGACGAAATCGGCTTGTCCGGGCCGGCGCGGGAACAGTTTTATCACCGGCTTGTGCTCACCGCCCATCATATGGTCAATACCCCAGATCATCTGGACAGAAAGGAGCATACCCTTGAGTGA
- the spxH gene encoding ClpXP adapter protein SpxH: MSEKFAGKMTSACHPSQPLGNTNKPLELYLFIDPLCPECWGLEPVIKKLTIEYGRFFTLRHILSGTWATWSARKGTKPEAMAKAWEWAACRTGMSCDGSVWLENRISSPFAPSLAIKAAEMQGKRAGLRFLRKLQEQLFLEKQNVADLSVLAECAVEAGLDVDEFLRDMHSPGAAKAFQCDLKITSEMDVDEIPTLVLFNENIEDEGIKISGCYPYDIYVELIAEMLGFHPEPSSPPPLESFLSHFKFVATQEVAVVYNWTIQEAETEMKKLQLKQKVERVPVKHGTFWRYIDDARP, encoded by the coding sequence TTGAGTGAGAAGTTTGCTGGGAAGATGACATCAGCTTGCCACCCTTCCCAGCCGCTAGGCAACACGAACAAACCGCTCGAGCTGTATTTGTTTATTGATCCTTTATGCCCGGAATGCTGGGGGCTTGAACCAGTCATTAAAAAATTGACGATCGAATACGGCCGTTTTTTTACCTTAAGGCACATATTGAGCGGAACATGGGCGACATGGAGCGCGCGCAAAGGAACGAAGCCGGAGGCAATGGCGAAAGCGTGGGAGTGGGCGGCTTGCCGCACCGGTATGTCATGCGACGGCAGCGTTTGGCTGGAAAATCGGATTTCGAGCCCGTTCGCTCCATCACTCGCCATTAAAGCGGCGGAAATGCAAGGAAAGCGGGCTGGCCTTCGCTTTTTGCGCAAGTTGCAAGAACAACTCTTTCTCGAAAAACAAAATGTCGCTGATTTGTCGGTGCTCGCCGAATGCGCCGTCGAAGCGGGCTTGGATGTCGATGAATTTCTGCGCGACATGCACTCGCCAGGAGCGGCGAAAGCGTTCCAATGCGATTTAAAAATCACCTCGGAAATGGATGTCGATGAAATTCCGACGCTTGTGTTGTTTAACGAAAACATTGAAGACGAAGGCATTAAAATTTCCGGATGCTATCCGTACGACATCTACGTCGAATTGATCGCTGAAATGCTCGGCTTCCATCCTGAACCGTCCTCTCCTCCTCCGCTGGAATCATTTTTAAGCCATTTTAAATTCGTCGCCACACAGGAAGTTGCCGTTGTATACAACTGGACGATCCAAGAAGCGGAAACGGAAATGAAAAAGCTGCAGCTAAAGCAAAAAGTGGAGCGGGTGCCCGTCAAACACGGAACATTTTGGCGCTATATCGATGATGCTCGCCCCTAG
- a CDS encoding IS1182 family transposase, giving the protein MLQRYQEDRRHIETTVKIDDLVPEDHLVRKLEKAIDFSFIYDMVKDLYSPDHGRPSLDPVVLFKMYLIRYIFGIRSMHETVEQIRTNVAYRWFLGLSLHDPVPHHSTPSKNYTRRFAGTDVFQKIFSRILEEAFQHGLVDPSVVFVDSTHVKASANKRKFTTEMAEVEAKAYQDELEKEIERDRIAHGKSPLPPENDKKKREIKVSKTDPDSGMFVKNERERVFAYSYHTACDRHGWILHTYVTAANVHDSQAFFELFERVKQEIKGCPTDVCIDAGYKTPAIAKYLLEQEIHPIWPYTRPKTKDGFFRKSEFAYDEHFDCYLCPNHQVLSYSTTNREGYREYKSDPSICQGCPSLQKCTASKNHTKVVTRHVWQEYYEEAEHLRYVPEHRELYELRKQTIERNFADLKEKHGLRWTNYRGLERNQMQAMLVCAAMNLKKLANYLWRKDLSFLYVFEYASILVRSSRKTTLKMEQNGYKTTVL; this is encoded by the coding sequence ATGCTTCAACGTTACCAAGAAGATCGGAGACATATCGAAACAACGGTAAAAATTGATGATCTTGTTCCTGAAGACCACCTTGTTCGTAAACTAGAAAAAGCCATTGACTTCTCCTTTATCTACGATATGGTCAAGGATTTGTATTCTCCTGACCACGGGCGACCAAGTCTTGATCCCGTCGTGCTGTTCAAAATGTATTTGATTCGTTACATCTTTGGGATTCGTTCGATGCATGAAACCGTAGAACAGATTCGAACAAACGTGGCTTATCGTTGGTTTTTGGGATTGAGTCTGCATGATCCTGTGCCCCATCATTCGACACCAAGTAAAAACTACACGCGACGTTTTGCGGGAACCGATGTTTTTCAAAAGATTTTTTCAAGAATCTTGGAAGAAGCCTTTCAACACGGGCTTGTGGATCCAAGTGTCGTATTTGTCGATTCTACTCATGTGAAGGCGAGTGCGAACAAAAGAAAATTCACAACAGAAATGGCAGAAGTGGAAGCGAAAGCTTATCAAGATGAATTAGAAAAAGAAATTGAGCGAGATCGCATCGCTCATGGGAAATCCCCACTACCGCCAGAAAATGATAAAAAAAAACGAGAAATCAAAGTCAGTAAAACAGATCCAGACAGTGGGATGTTTGTGAAAAATGAACGTGAACGGGTATTTGCTTACTCTTATCACACCGCTTGTGACCGACATGGTTGGATATTACACACGTATGTCACTGCCGCCAATGTTCATGATAGCCAAGCGTTTTTTGAACTGTTTGAGCGAGTGAAGCAAGAAATCAAAGGATGCCCAACAGATGTGTGCATCGATGCCGGATATAAAACGCCAGCGATTGCGAAATACCTATTAGAACAAGAGATCCATCCGATTTGGCCATATACTCGTCCAAAGACGAAAGATGGGTTCTTCCGAAAATCTGAATTTGCATATGACGAACATTTTGACTGTTACCTTTGTCCCAATCACCAAGTGTTATCTTATTCAACAACGAATCGGGAAGGCTATCGGGAGTATAAATCAGATCCATCCATCTGTCAGGGATGTCCATCCCTTCAAAAGTGTACAGCAAGCAAAAATCATACGAAAGTCGTGACACGCCATGTTTGGCAAGAGTATTACGAAGAAGCCGAACATTTACGATATGTACCAGAACATCGCGAGTTGTATGAATTAAGGAAACAGACGATTGAACGGAATTTTGCAGATTTAAAAGAGAAGCATGGTCTGCGCTGGACGAATTACCGAGGATTGGAAAGAAACCAGATGCAGGCGATGCTTGTTTGTGCTGCCATGAATTTAAAGAAATTGGCGAACTACTTGTGGAGAAAGGACCTCTCCTTTCTGTATGTATTCGAGTATGCATCTATTTTGGTTCGTTCATCAAGAAAAACAACCTTAAAAATGGAACAAAATGGTTATAAGACAACTGTCTTATAA
- the pepF gene encoding oligoendopeptidase F produces MTVEEKKTKKSLPLRSEIPVEETWRLEDIFPTDDAWEEEFKQVKAMIPKLSEYKGRLGESPEVLYEALQYQDEVSMRLGKLYTYSHMRYDQDTTNSFYQGLNARAKGLYSEASSAMAFIVPEILAIDEAVLRSFLEQYEPLRLYAHALDEITRQRPHVLSAEEEAILAQAAEVMQATSDTFSALNNADLTFPTIIDENGEEVEVTHGRFIRFLESADRRVRRDAFYAVYHTYEKFQNTFANTLAGSVKKDNFFARVRRYRSAREAALDANNIPESVYDNLVATIHEHLPLLHRYVRLRKRVLGLDELHMYDLYTPLVKDVKMEVTYEEAKQYMLEGLAPLGEEYVAIVKEGLDNRWVDVRENKGKRSGAYSSGAYGTHPYILLNWQDNVNNLFTLVHEFGHSVHSYYTRKTQPYPYAHYSIFVAEVASTCNEALLNDYLLKTIDDEKKRLYLLNHYLEGFRGTVFRQTMFAEFEHLIHLKEQQGEALTAEALTALYYDLNKTYFGDDIVVDKEIGLEWARIPHFYYNYYVYQYATGFSAATALSKQILEEGKPAVGRYIDFLKAGSSDYPIEVLKKAGVDMTSAEPIRQACQVFAEKLEEMERLLEK; encoded by the coding sequence ATGACAGTGGAGGAAAAGAAAACGAAAAAGTCGCTGCCGCTGCGAAGCGAGATTCCGGTGGAAGAAACGTGGCGGCTTGAGGACATTTTTCCGACTGATGATGCTTGGGAAGAAGAATTCAAGCAAGTAAAGGCGATGATTCCGAAGCTTAGCGAATACAAAGGACGGCTTGGCGAATCGCCGGAAGTGCTGTATGAAGCATTGCAATACCAAGATGAAGTGTCGATGCGCCTCGGCAAGCTGTATACATACTCCCATATGCGCTATGACCAAGATACGACGAACTCGTTTTACCAAGGGCTTAACGCTCGGGCGAAAGGCTTGTACAGCGAAGCATCGAGCGCGATGGCGTTTATCGTGCCGGAAATTTTGGCGATCGATGAAGCGGTGTTGCGCTCGTTTTTGGAACAATACGAACCGCTTCGCTTGTATGCGCATGCGCTGGATGAGATTACGCGCCAGCGCCCGCATGTATTGTCGGCAGAAGAAGAAGCGATATTGGCGCAGGCGGCCGAGGTGATGCAGGCGACATCCGACACGTTCAGCGCGTTAAACAACGCTGATTTGACGTTTCCGACGATCATCGATGAAAACGGCGAGGAAGTCGAAGTGACGCATGGTCGGTTCATCCGCTTTTTAGAAAGCGCTGACCGTCGCGTCCGCCGCGATGCGTTTTACGCCGTATACCATACGTATGAGAAGTTTCAAAACACGTTCGCCAATACGCTTGCCGGTTCGGTGAAAAAAGACAACTTTTTCGCCCGCGTCCGCCGTTATCGTTCGGCGCGGGAAGCGGCATTAGACGCCAACAACATTCCCGAGAGCGTCTATGACAATTTGGTTGCCACTATTCATGAACATTTGCCATTGCTGCACCGGTACGTGCGGCTGCGCAAACGAGTGCTTGGGCTTGATGAACTGCATATGTACGACTTGTACACGCCGCTTGTTAAAGATGTGAAAATGGAAGTAACGTACGAGGAAGCGAAGCAGTACATGCTGGAAGGGCTCGCGCCGCTTGGCGAGGAATATGTGGCGATCGTGAAAGAAGGTCTTGACAACCGTTGGGTCGATGTGCGCGAAAACAAAGGAAAGCGAAGCGGCGCCTATTCGTCGGGAGCGTACGGCACCCATCCGTACATTTTGCTCAACTGGCAGGACAATGTGAACAATTTGTTTACACTTGTGCATGAGTTTGGCCATTCGGTGCACAGCTACTACACACGCAAAACGCAGCCATATCCGTACGCCCATTATTCAATCTTTGTCGCTGAAGTGGCGTCGACGTGCAATGAGGCGCTGTTGAACGACTATTTGCTGAAAACGATCGATGATGAGAAAAAGCGGCTCTATTTGCTCAACCATTATCTTGAGGGATTCCGCGGCACCGTTTTCCGCCAGACGATGTTTGCGGAGTTTGAGCATTTGATCCATCTGAAGGAGCAGCAAGGAGAGGCGTTGACGGCCGAGGCGTTGACGGCTCTTTATTACGACTTAAATAAAACGTATTTTGGCGATGATATTGTCGTGGACAAAGAAATCGGCCTCGAGTGGGCGCGCATTCCGCATTTTTATTACAACTACTACGTGTACCAATACGCGACCGGCTTCAGCGCGGCGACTGCACTCAGTAAACAGATTTTGGAAGAAGGGAAGCCGGCGGTGGGGCGGTACATCGACTTTTTGAAAGCCGGCAGCTCTGATTACCCGATTGAAGTGTTGAAAAAAGCCGGCGTCGACATGACGAGCGCCGAGCCGATCCGCCAAGCGTGCCAAGTGTTTGCTGAAAAGCTGGAAGAGATGGAGCGGCTGCTTGAGAAATGA
- a CDS encoding competence protein CoiA: MLFVALAADGRTVSLAGAERWEREGLMRLKRQEPFFCPACRQEVVLRSGRYRLPHFAHRKGAACPVEHEPESERHLTGKRDLFAWLIRQGMEAKLEPYLPAIKQRPDVLFRHGPHLYALEYQCSTIDESLFRERNDGYRLLGIRPLWVLGAHHLRRSPKYSGEVQLSRFQWLFAHRVPHSVVPHIWYYSPETKRFIHLVRPLPLSVQRTLAVVDSVPLSSISFPDWMASCPLPLPPAFWERWLERKKQWRRTFPLYPNQTVRRICADFYQTGIVPPLFPTEAGWPLPRGYLWETAPFIWQTYVLLFLLGKTDRPMTASSLFQWLDEKIRTGRLAPRRLPLVGRDTHREAVGEYLHWLSLLGYLHREEGGRLHLVKPLSFPATVDEVIRQDAALLEQIRQTPALSCYCSALEFGRVEKMSRKQEKMNEMVNNNSCMMICKEER, from the coding sequence ATGTTGTTTGTCGCTCTCGCCGCTGATGGCAGGACGGTTTCGCTTGCCGGGGCGGAAAGATGGGAACGAGAGGGGCTGATGCGCCTGAAACGACAGGAACCGTTTTTTTGTCCCGCGTGCCGTCAAGAAGTGGTGCTCCGGTCGGGCCGCTACCGTTTGCCGCATTTCGCCCATCGAAAAGGGGCGGCCTGCCCGGTCGAGCACGAACCGGAGTCGGAGCGTCACTTAACTGGGAAGCGAGACTTGTTCGCGTGGCTCATTCGCCAAGGCATGGAGGCGAAGCTCGAGCCGTATTTGCCCGCCATCAAGCAGCGTCCTGACGTATTGTTCCGCCATGGCCCACACCTTTATGCCCTCGAATACCAATGTTCCACGATCGATGAATCGCTGTTTCGCGAACGCAATGACGGCTACCGTCTCCTTGGCATCCGCCCGTTGTGGGTGTTAGGAGCCCATCATTTGCGGCGTTCGCCAAAATATTCGGGGGAAGTGCAGCTCTCCCGGTTTCAATGGTTGTTTGCCCACCGTGTCCCGCATTCGGTTGTTCCGCATATATGGTACTACAGCCCAGAGACGAAGCGCTTCATCCATCTTGTCCGCCCGTTGCCGCTGTCGGTGCAGCGGACATTGGCTGTGGTCGATTCGGTTCCGCTTTCGTCGATTTCTTTCCCCGATTGGATGGCTTCCTGCCCGTTGCCGCTTCCGCCCGCGTTTTGGGAACGTTGGCTCGAACGCAAAAAGCAATGGCGGCGGACGTTTCCGCTGTATCCGAACCAAACTGTGCGCCGCATTTGTGCTGACTTTTACCAGACGGGCATCGTTCCGCCGCTGTTTCCGACCGAAGCAGGCTGGCCGCTTCCGCGAGGGTATTTATGGGAGACGGCGCCGTTTATTTGGCAAACGTACGTGCTTTTGTTTCTTCTTGGCAAGACGGATCGGCCGATGACAGCATCGTCTTTATTTCAATGGCTTGATGAGAAAATCCGCACCGGCCGCCTTGCCCCGCGCCGGCTGCCGCTTGTCGGCAGGGATACGCATCGCGAGGCTGTCGGCGAGTATTTGCATTGGTTGAGCCTGCTCGGCTATCTCCATCGCGAAGAGGGCGGACGGCTTCATTTGGTGAAGCCGCTGTCGTTTCCGGCAACTGTCGACGAAGTGATTCGCCAAGACGCCGCGCTTCTTGAACAAATCCGCCAAACGCCAGCGCTTAGCTGCTATTGCTCGGCGCTTGAGTTCGGGAGAGTGGAAAAAATGAGCAGAAAACAGGAAAAGATGAACGAAATGGTGAATAATAATTCGTGTATGATGATTTGCAAGGAGGAACGATGA
- the cls gene encoding cardiolipin synthase, whose amino-acid sequence MRNTSRVAILVVIVGALLVLTRGLWEGKLLGVLSVLISCSVVFIAFVISLENRKPAQTIAWLAVLGSFPIVGFLFYLLFGRNYWQQRRYKKKADFDEAVLLKFQEPSPIAVERLPMAPHQRPLLRLAYRIGRHPVSLASQTAVLTNGEETFSAIFAELEKAEHHIHLEYYIVRHDEIGQRLKRVLMKKARQGVRVRFLYDAVGSWKLSNAYIEELRAAGVEMIPFSPVRLPFLSNQINFRNHRKIIVIDGGVGFVGGLNIGDEYLGKNKYFGFWRDTHLLIRGEAVRTLQLIFLQDWYYMTGERLLTPDYLSPPLIVEEGQGGVQLIAGGPDQKWEVIKQLYFAMITSAKRSIWVASPYFVPDEDILTALKVAALSGIDVRLLAPKRPDKKIVFYASRSYFPELLEAGVKIYEYEKGFLHSKVIVVDGELASIGTANMDMRSFHLNFEVNAFLYYTDSIHKLVRDFLEDFRHASMIDYEQFQQRPFRVRIAESVSRLLSPLL is encoded by the coding sequence TTGCGAAACACATCGAGAGTGGCGATTCTCGTCGTCATTGTTGGTGCGTTGTTAGTATTGACGCGTGGGTTGTGGGAAGGGAAGCTGCTCGGCGTTTTGAGTGTGCTCATCTCTTGCTCGGTTGTGTTCATCGCCTTTGTCATTTCCCTCGAGAACCGGAAGCCGGCGCAGACGATCGCTTGGCTGGCGGTGCTGGGGAGCTTTCCGATTGTCGGCTTTTTGTTTTATTTATTGTTCGGCCGCAACTATTGGCAACAACGGCGCTATAAAAAGAAAGCCGATTTTGATGAGGCGGTGCTGCTCAAGTTTCAAGAGCCGTCGCCGATTGCCGTCGAGCGGCTGCCGATGGCGCCCCATCAGCGTCCGCTTTTGCGCCTTGCTTATCGCATCGGCCGGCATCCGGTTTCACTCGCATCGCAGACGGCGGTGTTGACCAACGGTGAGGAGACATTTTCGGCCATTTTTGCCGAACTGGAAAAAGCGGAGCACCATATTCATTTAGAATATTATATCGTCCGTCATGATGAAATCGGTCAACGGTTGAAGCGCGTCTTGATGAAAAAGGCGCGCCAAGGGGTGCGCGTCCGTTTTTTGTACGACGCTGTTGGAAGTTGGAAGTTGTCAAACGCCTATATCGAGGAGCTGCGCGCGGCTGGAGTCGAGATGATCCCGTTTTCACCAGTGCGCCTCCCGTTTTTAAGCAACCAAATCAATTTCCGCAATCACCGAAAGATCATTGTCATCGATGGAGGCGTCGGCTTTGTCGGCGGGCTGAACATCGGAGATGAGTATTTAGGAAAAAACAAATATTTCGGATTTTGGCGCGATACGCACTTATTGATCCGTGGTGAAGCAGTGCGGACACTCCAGCTCATTTTTTTGCAAGATTGGTATTACATGACAGGAGAACGCTTGTTGACGCCGGACTATTTGTCGCCGCCGCTCATCGTCGAGGAAGGGCAAGGCGGGGTGCAGCTCATTGCCGGCGGTCCGGACCAAAAGTGGGAAGTGATCAAACAGCTGTATTTTGCCATGATTACGTCGGCCAAACGGTCGATTTGGGTTGCCTCGCCGTACTTTGTGCCGGATGAAGACATTTTGACGGCGCTCAAAGTGGCGGCGTTAAGCGGCATCGATGTTCGCCTGCTGGCGCCAAAGCGTCCGGATAAAAAAATTGTCTTTTACGCTTCGCGCTCGTATTTTCCCGAGCTGCTTGAAGCTGGGGTGAAAATTTACGAGTATGAGAAAGGGTTTTTGCACAGCAAAGTGATCGTCGTCGATGGCGAGCTCGCCTCGATCGGCACGGCAAACATGGATATGCGCAGTTTTCATTTAAACTTTGAAGTGAACGCTTTTTTGTATTATACCGACAGCATTCATAAACTCGTCCGCGACTTTTTGGAAGATTTTCGCCACGCTTCCATGATCGACTACGAACAGTTTCAACAGCGCCCGTTCCGGGTGCGTATCGCTGAATCGGTCTCCCGGCTGTTGTCGCCTCTGTTGTAA
- the mecA gene encoding adaptor protein MecA, with amino-acid sequence MEIERINEHTVKFYISYVDIEERGFDREEIWYNRERSEELFWEMMDEVHGESDFSLDGPLWIQVQALEKGLEVVVTKAQLSKDGSKLELPLPEEKWREFSLSADEKVESLFGHHFHFGQTEDAEEREEQDVLQFILSFKDIEDVISLAHRADFSELSNRLFQFEGRYYLFVEFDERYTEQEVDNMLSLLLEYGSDSQLTIYRLEEYGTEIMGDNALETIKTYFPAP; translated from the coding sequence ATGGAAATCGAACGCATCAACGAGCATACCGTGAAATTTTACATTTCATATGTTGATATAGAGGAGCGCGGCTTTGACCGCGAGGAAATTTGGTACAATCGGGAACGAAGCGAAGAATTGTTTTGGGAAATGATGGATGAAGTTCATGGGGAAAGCGATTTTTCGCTCGATGGCCCGCTTTGGATCCAAGTGCAGGCGCTCGAAAAAGGGCTTGAAGTCGTCGTGACGAAAGCGCAGTTGTCCAAAGACGGAAGCAAGCTCGAGCTGCCGCTTCCAGAAGAGAAATGGCGCGAGTTTTCGCTGTCAGCTGATGAAAAGGTGGAATCGCTGTTCGGCCACCATTTCCACTTTGGCCAAACCGAAGATGCCGAGGAGAGAGAAGAGCAAGACGTTCTTCAGTTCATCCTTTCGTTCAAGGACATCGAGGACGTCATTTCCTTGGCTCACCGCGCCGACTTCTCCGAGCTGTCGAACCGCCTGTTCCAATTTGAAGGCCGCTATTACTTGTTCGTCGAGTTTGACGAGCGCTACACCGAGCAGGAAGTGGACAATATGCTCAGCCTTCTGTTGGAATACGGAAGCGATTCCCAGCTGACGATTTATCGACTTGAAGAATACGGGACTGAAATTATGGGCGACAATGCACTCGAAACGATCAAAACGTATTTTCCAGCCCCATAA
- a CDS encoding TerC family protein, with protein sequence MVDEYIVSILLIIGIDVILGGDNAVVIALASRNLPEQKRNVAIIVGTALAIAVRIVLTVAVVWLLTIPFLQLAGGVVLFWIALKLIGQKDAKPTMIKAEPSLWKAIQTIVAADVAMGLDNVIAIGGAAQGHIGLVVFGFLCSVPIIILGSKIILYAMERFPILIYAGGALLAYTAGKMIAAEERLRPFYPPNGEALFPMAAAVLAVLLGLAAHRRSRAA encoded by the coding sequence ATGGTGGATGAATACATCGTTTCCATCTTGCTGATTATCGGCATTGATGTCATTCTTGGCGGGGACAATGCGGTTGTCATTGCGCTAGCAAGCCGCAACTTGCCCGAACAAAAGCGGAATGTGGCCATTATTGTCGGCACCGCGCTGGCGATCGCTGTTCGCATTGTCTTGACGGTGGCCGTCGTTTGGCTGTTGACGATTCCGTTCTTGCAGCTCGCTGGAGGCGTCGTCCTCTTTTGGATCGCCTTGAAACTGATCGGGCAAAAAGACGCAAAACCGACTATGATCAAAGCCGAACCGTCGCTTTGGAAAGCCATCCAGACGATCGTCGCAGCCGATGTCGCCATGGGGCTTGACAACGTCATCGCCATCGGTGGAGCGGCTCAAGGCCATATCGGACTTGTTGTGTTCGGTTTTCTCTGTTCCGTTCCTATCATTATTTTAGGCAGCAAAATCATCCTTTATGCCATGGAACGGTTCCCAATCCTCATTTATGCCGGCGGCGCCCTCTTGGCATACACCGCTGGAAAGATGATCGCTGCCGAAGAACGGTTGCGCCCGTTTTACCCCCCGAATGGGGAGGCGCTGTTTCCAATGGCGGCGGCCGTTCTTGCCGTTTTGCTCGGCTTGGCGGCCCACCGCCGGTCGCGCGCCGCATAA
- the spxA gene encoding transcriptional regulator SpxA, translating to MVKLYTSPSCTSCRKAKAWLEKHNIPYVERNIFSEPLTVEEIKEILRMTETGTDEIISTRSKVFQKLNINLESLPLQDLYELIQKNPGILRRPIIIDEKRLQVGYNEDEIRRFLPRKVRAYQLREAQRLVNG from the coding sequence GTGGTCAAGCTATACACATCACCGAGCTGCACGTCATGCCGGAAGGCGAAGGCGTGGCTCGAGAAGCACAATATTCCTTATGTCGAGCGCAATATTTTCTCCGAGCCGCTCACGGTCGAGGAGATTAAAGAGATTTTGCGGATGACGGAAACGGGAACGGATGAGATTATTTCCACCCGTTCAAAAGTATTCCAGAAGCTGAACATTAACTTGGAGTCTCTGCCGTTGCAAGATTTGTACGAACTTATTCAAAAAAACCCAGGCATTTTGCGCCGACCGATCATCATTGATGAAAAGCGGCTTCAAGTCGGCTACAACGAAGATGAAATCCGCCGCTTCCTGCCGCGCAAAGTGCGGGCGTATCAGCTTCGTGAAGCGCAGCGGCTGGTGAACGGGTAA
- a CDS encoding ABC transporter ATP-binding protein, with protein sequence MARQKLLEVKNLKQYFPAGRGEVVKAVDGVTFDIYKGETFGLVGESGCGKSTTGRTIIRLYEATDGEVLFNGVNVHGKKSKKELKELNRKMQMIFQDPYASLNPRMTVADIIAEGIDIHGLAKTKEERMQRVYELLETVGLNREHASRYPHEFSGGQRQRIGIARALAVEPEFIIADEPISALDVSIQAQVVNLLKRLQREKGLTYLFIAHDLSMVKYISDRIGVMYFGKMVELAESEELYRNPIHPYTKALLSAIPLPDPETERTRKRIVYDPAQHGYKDGEELEFREITPGHFVLCSEEEYKQYRAMYA encoded by the coding sequence GTGGCTAGACAAAAGCTGCTCGAGGTGAAAAACTTAAAACAATACTTCCCAGCCGGCCGCGGTGAGGTGGTGAAAGCGGTCGACGGCGTCACGTTTGACATTTATAAAGGGGAAACGTTCGGCCTTGTCGGCGAGTCGGGCTGCGGCAAGTCGACAACGGGGCGGACGATCATCCGGCTGTATGAGGCGACAGACGGGGAGGTGCTGTTTAACGGCGTCAATGTTCACGGCAAAAAATCGAAAAAAGAGCTGAAAGAGTTAAACCGGAAAATGCAAATGATTTTCCAAGATCCGTATGCGTCCTTGAATCCGCGGATGACGGTCGCCGATATTATCGCTGAGGGCATCGACATCCACGGGCTCGCGAAAACGAAAGAAGAACGGATGCAGCGCGTGTATGAATTGCTTGAGACGGTTGGCTTGAACCGCGAGCATGCCAGCCGCTACCCGCATGAGTTTTCCGGCGGTCAACGCCAGCGGATCGGCATCGCCCGGGCGCTTGCCGTCGAGCCGGAATTCATCATCGCCGATGAGCCGATTTCGGCGCTTGACGTTTCCATTCAAGCGCAAGTCGTCAACTTGCTGAAGCGCCTGCAGCGTGAAAAAGGGTTGACGTACTTGTTTATTGCCCATGACTTGTCGATGGTCAAATACATCAGCGACCGGATCGGCGTCATGTATTTCGGGAAAATGGTCGAGCTCGCTGAATCGGAAGAGCTGTACCGCAATCCGATCCACCCGTACACAAAAGCTTTGTTGTCGGCCATTCCGCTTCCTGATCCGGAAACGGAGCGGACGCGCAAGCGGATCGTTTACGACCCAGCGCAACATGGCTACAAAGATGGAGAGGAACTTGAATTCCGTGAAATTACGCCTGGCCATTTTGTGCTTTGTTCGGAGGAAGAGTATAAGCAGTATCGGGCGATGTATGCCTAG